In Euzebyales bacterium, the sequence TGATGTCGTCGAGCGACAGCAGCGGCAGCCCGCAGACCTCGGCACGACCCAAGCGGGTCATGCGGCTGCCCGTCTCCTCGAGGCCGAGGATCAGTGACCCGGTCAGTGCCCCCTTCGCCGCCGCCAGTTCGTCGTCGTCGAGGCCGTCGGCCAGCGCGCGGGCGAGCTCGCCGCGCACCACCTCCAGCACCTCGTCGACGCGCTCGACCGCGGTTCCGGCGTAGACGGCGTGGTAGCCGACCTCCGCCTGCGACGACAGGTAGCTGTAGACCGAGTACGCCAGCCCGCGCCGCTCGCGCACCTCCTGGAACAGCCGGGACGCCATGCCGCCACCCATCGCCTGCTCGAGCACCTGGGCGGCGAAGCGCCGGTCGTCATCGCGGGCGAAGCCGACGCCACCGAAGCAGATGTGGGCCTGCTCGGTCGGCCGCGTCCGCACGCCGACCGGCCGTGCCGGTCGTTCGATCGCGAGCAACCGGCGCGGTGGCGGTGGCCCCGGCGGGCCCCAGTCGGTCAGAGCCGCCGCAACGAGGTCGCGGACGTTGTCGTGCTCGATGTTGCCCGCGACCGCGACGACCAGGTGCTCCGCCACGTACCGCGACCGGTAGTAGGCGTACACGTCGTCGCGCGGCACCACCTCGATCGTGCCGGCGGTTCCCAGCACTTCGCGTCCCAGGGGGTGGGCGCCGAACAGCGCTTCGCTGAACACGCTGTGGACCAGGTCGTCCGGCGTGTCGCGGTGCATCCGGATCTCCTCGAGGACCACGGACCGCTCCGCCTCGACGTCCTCTGTGGACAGGACGGCCGACGTGACCATGTCGGCGAGCACGTCGACCGACAGCGCCAGGTCACGGTCGAGGCAGCGCGCGTGGAAGCAGGTGTACTCCTTGCTCGTGAACGCATTGAGGTCGCCGCCGACGGCCTCGAGCGCTCCGGCGATCTCGGCCCCCGAACGGCGCGCCGTCCCCTTGAACAGCAGGTGCTCAAGGAAGTGGCTGGCGCCCGCGACCCTGGCGTCCTCGTCGCGCGCGCCCGTGTTGATCCAGAATCCGACACTGACCGAGCGGACGTCGGGCATCCGCTCGGTCACGAGCCGCACACCGGAGGGCAGAGTGGTACGGCGGATGTCCGGCGTCGTCGACCCGTCCGCCACGTCGTCGTCCAATCGGTGCTCCCTCGTTCGCTGCCGGTGCAGGTGCGCTCGTCGCGGCCGCGTGCCCCTGGGCGACCATCTGCGACGCCTGAGCGGACGTCGGCGGCGGGGCGCCCCCGCCGTTCGACTGCGTCAGACGCGCCGACGACGCCGACGGCGCACCGTCGAGTCCTCGTCGCCGCCGGGCGTGCGCTCGCGCGTCCGCTGCCGGTCGGCATCGCCGTCGCGGGTCCGCGTGCGGTGCCGCTCGCCGCTGTCGGCCGGTGGTGCGTCGTCCGACGCGGACGACGCGCTGGTGACCTCGCTCCAGTCCTCCGCGGCCGCGTCGCCGCCGTCCTCGACGAGGTCGAGCGAGAACTTGCGGCCGTCCCGGACCTGCACGACCTCGACCCACAGCTGGTCGCCAACGCTGACAGCCTCGTCGGCGTGCGCCAGCCGCTTGTCGCCACCAAGCTTGGAGATGTGCAGCAGCCCGTCGCTGCCGGGGGTCAGGGTCACGAACGCGCCGAAGTCGGTGGTCTTGACGACCGTGCCGAAGTAGCGCTCGCCCTCGCGGGGGATCACCGGGTTCGCGATCGCGCGCACGCGCTCGAGCGCCCGCTCAGCCTTGCTGGCGTCCGCGGCATAGATCTTCACGACCCCGCGCCCGTCCACGTCGTCGATGTCGACGTCTGCACCGGACTCCTCGGTGATCTCGCGGATGATCTTGCCCTTGGGCCCGATCACCTCACCGATCTTGTCGGCTGGGATGTACTCGACGATGACCCGCGGCGCGTGGGGGTTCATCTCGGCGCGCGGCGCGGGGATCTCACTCGTGATGACGTCTAGGATCTCCATCCGCGCGTCCCGGGCCTGCGCGAGGGCGTCGCCGAGCACATGGGCGGGGACGCCCGACAGCTTCGTGTCGAGCTGCAGCGCGCTCACGAACTCCGACGTGCCGGCCACCTTGAAGTCCATGTCACCGAACGCGTCCTCGGCGCCCTGGATGTCGGTGAGCGTGACAAACCGGTCGTCCTCGGAGATCAGCCCCATGGCGATCCCGGCGACGGGGGCGTGAATCGGCACACCGGCGTCCATCAACGACAGCGTCGACGCGCACACGCTGGCCATCGACGTCGAGCCGTTGGAGCTGAGGACCTCGCTGACCAGCCGCAGCGCGTAGGCGAAGTCGTCGGCGTCGGGGATGACCGGCAGCAACGCCCGCTCGGCGAGCGCGCCGTGGCCGATCTCGCGGCGCTTCGGGCCACGCATGAACCCGGTCTCACCGGTCGAGAACGGCGGGAAGTTGTAGTGGTGGATGTAGCGCTTCTCTTCGTCGGGCGAGAGGTTGTCCAGCCGCTGAGCCTCGCGCAGCATCCCCAGAGTCAGGATGTTGAGAACCTGGGTCTCTCCGCGCGAGAACAGACCCGACCCGTGCGCGCGCGGCAGCACGCCGGCCGCCGCGGACAGCGGACGGATGTCACGCGGACCACGACCGTCGATGCGCACGCCGTCACGCACGATGTGCTGGCGGATCAGGCGCTTCTCGAGCGAGCGGAAGGCGTTGCGGCCCTGTTTCTCGAGCTCGTCGTCTGGGACGTCGACGTCGC encodes:
- a CDS encoding polyribonucleotide nucleotidyltransferase — its product is MSKLGSTEVVGTIGDAQIRFETGTLAAQAGGAVVASIGETILLVTSTASSRPKEHLDFFPLTVDYEERMYAAGKIPGGFFKREGRPSEQAILTCRLVDRPMRPTFADGLRNEVQILITTLSADQVNPPDVLAINGASMATLLAGTPFDGPVAGVRMAMSRDGSWTAFPGFDFLDSEAVFDLVVAGRLNHSSDEIDILMVEAEATGNAVDFIEAGGTKPTEDVVAAAIEESKTYLRQLCDLQMSLAKQAERAEDDFKRFPAYHEKVFAAVEEAVSADLQAVLADGALDKSTRNERISALREQALDGVFADAGDVDVPDDELEKQGRNAFRSLEKRLIRQHIVRDGVRIDGRGPRDIRPLSAAAGVLPRAHGSGLFSRGETQVLNILTLGMLREAQRLDNLSPDEEKRYIHHYNFPPFSTGETGFMRGPKRREIGHGALAERALLPVIPDADDFAYALRLVSEVLSSNGSTSMASVCASTLSLMDAGVPIHAPVAGIAMGLISEDDRFVTLTDIQGAEDAFGDMDFKVAGTSEFVSALQLDTKLSGVPAHVLGDALAQARDARMEILDVITSEIPAPRAEMNPHAPRVIVEYIPADKIGEVIGPKGKIIREITEESGADVDIDDVDGRGVVKIYAADASKAERALERVRAIANPVIPREGERYFGTVVKTTDFGAFVTLTPGSDGLLHISKLGGDKRLAHADEAVSVGDQLWVEVVQVRDGRKFSLDLVEDGGDAAAEDWSEVTSASSASDDAPPADSGERHRTRTRDGDADRQRTRERTPGGDEDSTVRRRRRRRV
- a CDS encoding pitrilysin family protein — its product is MDDDVADGSTTPDIRRTTLPSGVRLVTERMPDVRSVSVGFWINTGARDEDARVAGASHFLEHLLFKGTARRSGAEIAGALEAVGGDLNAFTSKEYTCFHARCLDRDLALSVDVLADMVTSAVLSTEDVEAERSVVLEEIRMHRDTPDDLVHSVFSEALFGAHPLGREVLGTAGTIEVVPRDDVYAYYRSRYVAEHLVVAVAGNIEHDNVRDLVAAALTDWGPPGPPPPRRLLAIERPARPVGVRTRPTEQAHICFGGVGFARDDDRRFAAQVLEQAMGGGMASRLFQEVRERRGLAYSVYSYLSSQAEVGYHAVYAGTAVERVDEVLEVVRGELARALADGLDDDELAAAKGALTGSLILGLEETGSRMTRLGRAEVCGLPLLSLDDIMAAIDAVDHEAIAEVTRAMFGHDWSLAIVGPFDDRDLDRFVGFSDRLAA